Proteins from one Mycobacterium sp. EPa45 genomic window:
- a CDS encoding oxidoreductase → MGSSIALIGPGAIGSTVAALLHAAGHAVTVCGHTPRDQIEVRPDDSNAMVVPGPVLTDPADVAGSVDLVFLAVKDTQNEHAAGWLQRLCSDDTIVCALQNGVEQIERVGRFSPTAHIVPAVVWFSAETQPAGWVRLRTEARVVLPEGEDAQTLAAVLRPAGMTVDVSPDFTTEAWRKLLFNALAGLMVLARRRSGMFRRDDVAALARRYVAECLAVARAEGAQLPNAVIDEITGMFAGFPADLTTSMLTDAEAHRRLEWDIRNGVIVRKAAEHGLATPVGDVLIPLLAAASDGPG, encoded by the coding sequence GTGGGCAGTTCGATAGCACTCATCGGTCCCGGCGCGATCGGTTCTACCGTCGCGGCGCTGCTGCACGCGGCCGGTCATGCCGTGACCGTGTGCGGGCACACGCCGCGCGATCAGATCGAGGTGCGGCCAGATGACAGCAATGCGATGGTCGTGCCCGGCCCGGTGCTGACCGACCCGGCCGACGTTGCAGGCTCCGTCGACCTGGTTTTCCTGGCGGTCAAGGACACTCAGAACGAGCACGCGGCCGGCTGGCTGCAGCGGCTGTGTTCCGACGACACGATCGTGTGTGCCCTGCAGAACGGTGTCGAGCAGATCGAGCGGGTCGGCCGGTTCAGTCCGACCGCGCACATCGTGCCCGCAGTCGTGTGGTTTTCGGCCGAGACGCAGCCGGCGGGCTGGGTGCGGCTGCGCACGGAGGCGCGCGTGGTGCTGCCCGAGGGCGAGGATGCGCAGACCCTGGCGGCGGTGCTGCGCCCAGCCGGGATGACCGTCGACGTAAGCCCCGACTTCACCACCGAGGCGTGGCGCAAGCTGCTGTTCAACGCGCTGGCCGGGTTGATGGTGTTGGCCCGGCGGCGATCCGGCATGTTCCGCCGCGACGATGTCGCCGCCCTGGCGCGCCGGTACGTCGCCGAATGCCTGGCCGTGGCCCGCGCGGAAGGGGCGCAGCTGCCCAATGCCGTCATCGACGAGATCACCGGGATGTTCGCCGGGTTTCCCGCTGACCTGACCACGTCGATGCTCACCGACGCCGAGGCGCACCGGCGGCTGGAGTGGGACATCCGCAACGGTGTGATCGTCCGCAAGGCCGCCGAGCACGGCCTGGCCACTCCGGTCGGTGACGTGCTGATCCCACTGCTCGCCGCCGCCAGCGACGGACCCGGCTGA
- the urtC gene encoding urea ABC transporter permease subunit UrtC, with protein MRTLVGRWQTWAGFVLAVVVLFGVAPALLSSFRLGLLGQYLCYAIVAAGIGLAWGRGGMLTLGQGVFFGLGAYMMGMHLKIADAEIRKQPVPDFMQIAGIPALPSYWEPFSSAAFTIAAIVVIPTAIAALLGLGVFKRRVKGAYFAILSQALAAALAILLVGQATVGGSNGLNGFRTFFGFRLSDPVNRQMLYFIAAGTLLVVVAVVRQLMQSRYGELLVAVRDGEERVRFLGYDPATIKVVAYTAAALFASIAGALFAPIIGFITPAQVGVVPSIAFLIGVAIGGRTTLLGPILGAVGVAWAQTAFSERFPSGWTYAQGILFIVVVGFFPAGLAGIGALLRRRRRAKDVAPTGEVTQPEAETVGAAS; from the coding sequence ATGAGAACACTGGTCGGCCGGTGGCAGACCTGGGCGGGCTTCGTACTCGCCGTCGTCGTCCTGTTCGGCGTGGCGCCGGCACTACTGTCCAGCTTCCGGCTTGGCCTGCTCGGGCAGTATCTGTGCTACGCGATCGTGGCCGCCGGCATCGGATTGGCCTGGGGCCGAGGCGGCATGCTCACCCTGGGCCAGGGCGTGTTCTTCGGGCTGGGTGCCTACATGATGGGCATGCATCTCAAGATCGCCGACGCCGAGATTCGTAAACAGCCCGTCCCGGACTTCATGCAGATCGCGGGAATCCCTGCACTGCCGTCGTATTGGGAGCCGTTCTCCTCCGCGGCGTTCACTATCGCGGCGATCGTGGTCATCCCGACGGCAATCGCGGCACTGCTGGGGCTCGGCGTGTTCAAGCGCCGCGTCAAGGGCGCCTACTTCGCAATCCTGTCCCAGGCACTTGCTGCGGCGCTGGCCATTCTGCTCGTCGGACAGGCAACGGTGGGTGGCAGTAACGGCCTCAACGGTTTTCGCACCTTCTTCGGGTTCCGGCTCTCCGATCCGGTGAACCGGCAGATGCTGTACTTCATCGCCGCGGGCACCCTGTTGGTGGTCGTCGCGGTGGTGCGCCAGCTGATGCAGAGCCGCTACGGCGAGCTTCTGGTCGCGGTGCGCGATGGTGAGGAACGGGTGCGCTTCCTCGGCTACGACCCGGCCACCATCAAGGTCGTCGCCTACACCGCAGCCGCGCTGTTCGCCAGCATCGCCGGTGCCCTGTTCGCCCCGATCATCGGGTTCATCACCCCGGCTCAGGTCGGCGTGGTGCCATCCATCGCCTTCTTGATCGGTGTCGCGATCGGCGGCCGCACCACTCTGCTGGGGCCGATCCTGGGCGCCGTGGGCGTGGCGTGGGCACAAACCGCGTTCTCCGAACGGTTTCCGTCCGGCTGGACGTACGCCCAGGGAATCCTGTTCATCGTCGTCGTCGGCTTCTTCCCCGCCGGGCTGGCCGGGATCGGAGCGCTGCTGCGCAGGCGTCGCCGCGCAAAGGACGTCGCGCCCACCGGGGAAGTCACCCAGCCGGAAGCCGAAACCGTCGGAGCCGCATCATGA
- the urtA gene encoding urea ABC transporter substrate-binding protein: MQLRRSALNRSFLAATSVAVTAGLVLSGCGSKASENDTAKSDSCVDTSGPNIKVGSLNSLSGTMAISEVTVRDSIKLAVDEINAKGGVQGKQVQIVGEDGASDPAVFAQKAEKLIKNDCVAAVFGGWTSSSRKAMLPVFESNNALLYYPVQYEGLESSKNIFYTGATTNQQIVPALDFLKEKGITSLYLVGSDYVFPQTANRIIKAYAAANGIEIKGEDYTPLGSTDFSTIVNKVRSSNAGAVFNTLNGDSNVAFFKEYTNAGLNPQKMPVVSVSIAEEEVQGIGAQNIAGQLTAWNYYQTLDNPVNKAFVKAFKDKYGQNRVTSDPMEAAYVSVYLWKNTVEKGKSFDVKAIQDNCAGVTFDAPEGLVTIDGENHHITKTARIGEIHPDGLIYTIWESPGPITPDPYLKSYPWAKGLSA, from the coding sequence ATGCAACTCCGGCGTTCAGCACTGAATCGATCGTTCCTGGCGGCGACGAGCGTGGCGGTGACGGCAGGCCTCGTGCTGTCCGGCTGCGGCAGTAAGGCCAGCGAGAACGACACGGCAAAGTCGGATTCATGCGTCGACACGTCGGGACCCAATATCAAGGTGGGGTCGTTGAACTCGTTGTCGGGCACCATGGCGATCTCCGAGGTCACCGTGCGGGACTCCATCAAGCTGGCGGTCGACGAGATCAACGCCAAGGGCGGTGTGCAGGGCAAGCAAGTCCAGATCGTCGGCGAGGACGGGGCGTCGGACCCCGCGGTCTTCGCGCAGAAGGCCGAGAAGCTGATCAAGAACGACTGTGTAGCCGCGGTGTTCGGCGGCTGGACCTCGTCGAGCCGTAAAGCCATGCTGCCGGTCTTCGAGAGCAACAACGCGCTGCTGTACTACCCCGTGCAATACGAGGGTCTGGAATCGTCGAAGAACATCTTCTACACCGGCGCGACCACCAACCAGCAGATCGTCCCGGCCCTGGACTTCCTCAAGGAGAAGGGCATCACGTCGCTGTACCTGGTGGGCAGCGACTACGTGTTCCCGCAGACCGCGAACCGCATCATCAAGGCCTACGCCGCCGCCAACGGCATCGAGATCAAGGGCGAGGACTACACCCCGCTCGGCTCGACAGACTTCTCCACGATCGTCAACAAGGTCCGCTCGTCGAATGCCGGCGCGGTGTTCAACACCCTCAACGGTGACTCGAATGTCGCGTTCTTCAAGGAGTACACCAACGCCGGGCTCAACCCGCAGAAGATGCCGGTGGTTTCGGTGTCGATCGCCGAGGAAGAGGTTCAGGGCATCGGCGCGCAGAACATCGCCGGCCAGCTGACCGCATGGAATTACTACCAGACACTGGACAATCCGGTGAACAAGGCGTTCGTCAAGGCATTCAAGGACAAGTACGGACAGAACCGGGTGACCTCGGATCCGATGGAAGCCGCCTATGTCTCGGTGTACCTGTGGAAGAACACGGTCGAGAAGGGCAAGTCGTTCGACGTCAAGGCGATTCAGGACAACTGCGCCGGCGTGACCTTCGACGCCCCGGAGGGCTTGGTCACCATTGACGGCGAGAACCACCACATCACCAAGACGGCCCGGATCGGTGAGATCCATCCCGACGGACTGATCTACACGATCTGGGAGTCCCCCGGCCCGATCACGCCGGACCCGTACCTGAAGTCCTACCCGTGGGCCAAGGGCCTGTCGGCGTGA
- a CDS encoding Rv2578c family radical SAM protein produces MRWSGQGIAVDDGALPGLQRIGFVRSVRTPQFEGITFHEVLCKSALNKIPAASMLPFTYTVNGYRGCAHACRYCFARPTHEYLELDPGADFDSQIVVKTNIVDVLRRELGRPSWRRGTVALGTNTDPYQRAEGRYALMPGIIAALADAGTPMSILTKGTLLRRDLDLIAVAAQQVSVSVAISLAVGDPDLHRDVEPGTPSPQARLGLIAAVRDAGLDCHVMVAPVLPYLTDSVEHLDTLLGQIAAAGATGVTVFGLHLRSSTRGVFMSWLARSHPELVAPYRQLYRRGAYLPADYRDMLRQRAAPLVAKHKLGGDRRFFTPPAPPNPVVQPEPQPTLF; encoded by the coding sequence GTGCGATGGAGCGGCCAGGGGATAGCGGTCGACGACGGAGCTTTGCCCGGCCTGCAGCGCATCGGCTTCGTGCGCAGTGTCCGCACTCCGCAATTCGAAGGCATCACGTTCCATGAGGTGCTGTGCAAGTCGGCGCTGAACAAGATCCCGGCCGCCTCGATGCTGCCGTTCACCTATACCGTCAACGGTTATCGCGGGTGCGCGCATGCTTGCCGGTACTGCTTCGCCCGGCCCACCCACGAGTACCTCGAACTCGATCCGGGCGCCGACTTCGACAGCCAGATCGTGGTCAAGACCAACATCGTCGACGTGCTTCGCCGGGAACTGGGCCGCCCGTCATGGCGCAGGGGCACCGTCGCCCTCGGCACCAACACCGACCCGTACCAGCGGGCTGAGGGTCGCTATGCGCTGATGCCGGGCATCATCGCAGCGCTGGCCGATGCGGGCACCCCGATGTCGATCCTCACCAAGGGCACGTTGTTGCGTCGAGATCTGGACCTGATCGCCGTTGCCGCACAACAGGTTTCGGTGTCGGTGGCGATCTCGCTGGCCGTCGGCGACCCCGATCTGCACCGTGATGTCGAACCGGGCACCCCGTCCCCGCAGGCGCGGCTCGGGTTGATCGCCGCCGTGCGTGACGCTGGGCTGGACTGCCATGTGATGGTCGCGCCGGTGCTGCCGTATCTGACGGACTCCGTCGAGCACCTCGACACCCTGCTCGGCCAGATCGCCGCGGCCGGCGCGACCGGTGTCACGGTGTTCGGTCTGCACTTGCGCAGCTCGACGCGTGGTGTGTTCATGAGCTGGCTGGCCCGCTCCCATCCCGAACTCGTTGCCCCCTACCGGCAGTTGTACCGGCGCGGGGCCTACCTGCCCGCCGACTATCGAGACATGTTGCGGCAGCGGGCCGCACCGCTGGTGGCCAAGCACAAGCTAGGCGGCGATCGCCGCTTCTTTACCCCACCTGCGCCACCGAACCCCGTCGTGCAGCCGGAGCCGCAGCCGACATTGTTCTAA
- a CDS encoding acyl-CoA dehydrogenase family protein — MTETAVPTATESVEDFAARARAWLADNMPRVDPDNLPVALRAVQSSWDRAKELQKRVYEGGFAGICFPREYGGQGLPLAYQKAFTAECRGYEMPLILNVPSLTICAATILDMGTESQKRERISAAIRGDEILCQLLSEPSGGSDLAGVITRADRVGDKWIINGAKTWSTSAFAADYGLMLARTDWTVPKHQGLTMFLVPLNSPGITMRRIKEVNGNEEFCEEFFDGLELGDDAVVGEVNNGWEVASRQLHHERRAVGGGSEFASGTDSDNAEEMPPDHVAYAELTGHGDDPAVQELVGRALARRIVKNQLIDHVGNAIGNGSLPPNAGTLIRLFHAETTELEVDTALAIAGTAGVVDEGEELSGLLDLIGVRYLSRQTGSLGGGSSEMARNVISERILECPREFAADKGVPFNQVKRGRT, encoded by the coding sequence ATGACCGAAACCGCGGTTCCCACCGCCACCGAATCGGTCGAAGATTTCGCCGCCCGCGCCCGCGCGTGGCTGGCGGACAATATGCCGCGGGTCGATCCCGACAACCTGCCGGTCGCCCTGCGCGCCGTCCAGTCCTCGTGGGACCGTGCCAAGGAATTGCAGAAGCGCGTGTACGAGGGTGGTTTCGCCGGCATCTGCTTCCCTCGCGAGTACGGGGGTCAAGGACTGCCGCTGGCCTATCAGAAGGCGTTCACCGCCGAGTGCCGCGGCTATGAGATGCCGCTGATCCTCAACGTGCCATCGTTGACCATCTGCGCGGCGACCATTCTTGACATGGGCACTGAAAGCCAGAAACGCGAGCGCATTTCGGCCGCGATCCGTGGCGACGAGATCCTGTGCCAGCTCCTGAGTGAACCCAGCGGTGGCTCCGACCTCGCCGGCGTCATCACCAGGGCCGACCGCGTCGGCGACAAGTGGATCATCAACGGCGCCAAGACCTGGAGCACCAGCGCATTCGCCGCCGACTACGGCCTGATGCTGGCCCGCACGGACTGGACCGTACCCAAACATCAGGGCCTGACCATGTTCCTGGTGCCCTTGAACTCACCCGGCATCACGATGCGCCGGATCAAAGAGGTCAACGGCAACGAAGAATTCTGTGAAGAGTTCTTCGACGGCCTCGAACTGGGTGACGACGCTGTCGTCGGCGAAGTCAACAACGGTTGGGAAGTGGCGTCCCGGCAGCTGCACCACGAGCGTCGCGCGGTCGGCGGCGGCTCGGAGTTCGCCAGCGGCACCGACTCCGACAACGCCGAGGAGATGCCGCCGGACCACGTCGCGTACGCCGAACTCACCGGGCACGGAGACGACCCGGCGGTACAAGAACTCGTCGGTCGGGCGTTGGCCCGCCGGATCGTCAAGAACCAGCTGATCGACCATGTGGGCAACGCGATCGGCAACGGTTCGCTGCCACCCAACGCCGGCACGTTGATCCGGCTGTTCCACGCTGAGACAACCGAATTAGAGGTCGACACCGCCCTGGCGATCGCCGGGACCGCAGGGGTGGTCGACGAAGGCGAGGAGTTGTCCGGCCTGCTGGACCTCATCGGCGTGCGGTATCTGTCGCGGCAGACCGGCTCGCTGGGCGGCGGCAGCAGCGAGATGGCTCGCAACGTGATCAGCGAACGCATTCTCGAGTGCCCGCGCGAATTCGCCGCCGACAAAGGTGTGCCGTTCAATCAGGTCAAGCGCGGCCGCACCTAG
- a CDS encoding acyl-CoA dehydrogenase family protein: MTDVSSPEQLLFASTTQAFLEKEASLSRVRELHAADTSFDSAWWQRAAELGWASLLVPEELGGGSVSGDGLADLALVAEQIGHSVAPGPLHPVSIVLAGLVEAPDGHEDTIEALVSGELVASWAVYEPRRPLSPLHPGVTATRTESGYRIDGVKDRVEAGTEAGIFLVVADCDGAPRQFLVPADRATVTEQRSVDMVKRYARVEFDGAEVDESAALGDAAQTPAIIERQRQVALVLQCAEIVGILDTVLSMTTQWMFDRHSFGRPLASYQALKHRLADMKMWFEACRGTTSGAVAAVSARSADAPMLVSVAKAYVAERAPVMLQDCVQLHGGIGVTWEHDLHLFLRRATLYRALYGSPEEHHRAIYALSAKTFRQEASA, encoded by the coding sequence ATGACGGACGTCTCCTCCCCCGAACAACTGCTGTTCGCCTCGACCACGCAGGCCTTCCTGGAAAAGGAAGCGTCGCTGAGCCGGGTCCGCGAGTTGCACGCCGCGGACACGTCGTTCGACAGCGCATGGTGGCAGCGGGCTGCCGAGCTCGGCTGGGCCAGCCTGCTGGTTCCCGAAGAGCTTGGCGGCGGCAGTGTTTCGGGTGACGGCCTGGCCGACCTGGCCTTGGTCGCCGAACAGATCGGACACAGCGTGGCACCGGGTCCGCTGCATCCGGTCAGCATCGTGCTGGCAGGTCTGGTCGAGGCGCCGGACGGACACGAAGACACCATCGAAGCGCTGGTCTCGGGTGAACTGGTGGCGTCCTGGGCAGTGTATGAGCCGCGCCGGCCGCTGTCCCCTCTGCACCCGGGCGTGACCGCGACGCGCACCGAATCCGGCTACCGCATCGATGGGGTCAAGGACCGAGTCGAAGCGGGCACCGAAGCCGGAATCTTCCTGGTGGTGGCCGACTGTGACGGTGCACCCCGGCAGTTTCTGGTGCCCGCCGATCGCGCCACGGTCACCGAGCAGCGCTCCGTCGACATGGTGAAGCGTTATGCCCGAGTCGAATTCGACGGCGCCGAAGTCGACGAGTCCGCCGCGCTCGGCGATGCCGCGCAAACTCCGGCGATCATCGAGCGGCAACGGCAGGTCGCCCTGGTGCTGCAATGCGCGGAGATCGTCGGGATCCTGGACACCGTGCTGTCGATGACCACCCAGTGGATGTTCGATCGCCACAGTTTCGGCAGGCCGCTGGCGTCCTACCAGGCACTCAAGCATCGGCTCGCCGATATGAAGATGTGGTTCGAGGCGTGCCGAGGGACCACCTCCGGTGCGGTGGCCGCCGTGTCGGCCCGCTCTGCTGACGCCCCCATGCTGGTCAGCGTCGCCAAAGCCTATGTGGCCGAACGCGCTCCGGTGATGCTGCAGGATTGCGTGCAGTTGCACGGCGGAATCGGTGTCACCTGGGAGCACGATCTGCACTTGTTCCTGCGCCGCGCCACGCTGTACCGCGCGCTGTATGGCTCTCCCGAGGAGCACCACCGTGCAATATACGCGTTGAGTGCCAAGACCTTTCGACAGGAGGCTTCGGCATGA
- a CDS encoding GNAT family N-acetyltransferase translates to MTGRVQQRRDGRTDRAGTDECYRTAHRSQRTYGGWVAEPSLRRANPSDAESIADLAERAYKKYVARIGRRPAPMDADYVALIGEANVWVLTRGGQLVGSLVTCLRDDHLLLDTIAVDPAAQGRGYGALLLRRAEDDAREAGLTEVRLFTNAAMTENVALYPRFGYVETHRGGQDGFRRVFFSKRL, encoded by the coding sequence ATGACCGGCCGCGTGCAGCAGCGCCGCGACGGTAGAACCGATCGCGCCGGGACCGATGAGTGCTATCGAACTGCCCACCGCTCCCAACGTACATACGGTGGATGGGTGGCCGAACCTTCGTTGCGCCGGGCGAACCCGTCCGATGCCGAGTCCATCGCCGACCTCGCCGAGCGGGCGTACAAAAAGTACGTTGCCCGCATCGGCCGCAGGCCGGCGCCCATGGACGCCGACTACGTCGCGCTGATCGGCGAGGCCAATGTGTGGGTGCTGACGCGCGGCGGGCAACTGGTCGGCAGCCTGGTCACCTGCCTACGGGACGATCATCTGCTGCTCGACACCATCGCCGTCGACCCCGCGGCACAGGGCCGTGGATACGGGGCATTACTGCTGCGCCGCGCCGAGGACGACGCCCGCGAGGCCGGCCTGACGGAGGTCCGGCTCTTCACGAACGCGGCAATGACCGAGAACGTCGCGCTGTACCCGCGTTTCGGCTATGTCGAAACGCACCGCGGGGGTCAGGACGGGTTCCGCCGGGTGTTCTTCAGTAAGCGGTTATGA
- the urtD gene encoding urea ABC transporter ATP-binding protein UrtD, whose translation MTELAEPVAGGNVGMGTEYLEVRGLTVDFDGFKAVNNVDLTLFQGDLRFLIGPNGAGKTTVIDAITGLVPAGGSVNKSGVDLLGKKVHQIARSGVGRTFQTASVFEQLTVLQNLDIAAGAGRSWWTLLRRRHGVLPAIEEALDTIGLTELADRPAGVLAHGQKQWLEIGMLLVQNADVLLLDEPVAGMSGEEREETGNLLRRIGSSRTVVVVEHDMDFMRAFATSVTVLARGQVIAEGSVAEVQANPKVQEVYLGTAAAGDLEAVE comes from the coding sequence ATGACCGAGCTCGCCGAACCGGTTGCCGGCGGCAATGTCGGCATGGGCACCGAATACCTCGAAGTCCGCGGTCTGACCGTCGACTTCGACGGGTTCAAAGCCGTCAACAATGTCGACCTCACCCTGTTCCAGGGCGACCTGCGGTTCCTGATCGGTCCGAACGGCGCAGGCAAGACCACCGTCATCGACGCGATCACCGGTCTGGTGCCGGCCGGAGGCTCGGTCAACAAGTCGGGCGTGGACCTGCTGGGTAAGAAGGTCCATCAGATCGCCCGCAGTGGCGTCGGCCGAACCTTCCAGACCGCCAGCGTGTTCGAGCAGCTGACCGTCCTGCAGAATCTGGACATCGCCGCCGGAGCGGGCAGATCGTGGTGGACGCTGCTGCGCCGCCGGCACGGGGTGCTGCCCGCGATCGAGGAAGCGCTGGACACGATCGGGCTCACCGAGCTGGCCGACCGCCCGGCCGGGGTGCTGGCCCACGGTCAGAAGCAGTGGCTGGAAATCGGCATGCTGCTGGTGCAGAACGCCGACGTGCTGCTGCTCGACGAGCCCGTCGCCGGAATGAGCGGTGAGGAGCGCGAGGAGACCGGAAACCTGTTGCGCCGCATCGGTTCCTCACGCACCGTAGTCGTCGTCGAGCACGATATGGATTTCATGCGGGCGTTCGCAACGTCGGTGACGGTGCTGGCTCGCGGTCAGGTCATCGCCGAGGGGTCGGTCGCCGAGGTGCAGGCCAACCCGAAGGTGCAGGAGGTCTATCTCGGCACCGCTGCGGCGGGAGACTTGGAGGCGGTCGAATAG
- a CDS encoding carboxylesterase family protein, whose protein sequence is MTHRVLEASCGPLLVDDDGLLLHARGIVYATAERFTAPILAPPHTHVHDATQRGAACPQLPSRLNFVTGPVIDQLRRSEACQVLSITAPSDADNLPVMVWFHGGAYMSGSGEAPKYDPNLLVAEGRVVVVRVTYRLGIFGYLNPCADGDENLGLRDQIAALRWVHQHIAAFGGDPSQVTIFGQSAGGDSVYSLILSADTTGLFHRAIIQSAPLGLLSGREPMTAAMRQAVADALGDVAPADASVETLLDAQTAAATAAQGFGLSGGLPYAPIAGLDPLPDTHRRLGDTAPHVEILVGYTRNDAGPFLAMNPHTRRLQRAGLARAAGAVMTRRIFGQPARELATTWTAHGGNAGTYRVDWSPPGAPLSACHCIELPLLFESECWADAPMLGPATNAIDRALARRVRGYWSAFAHDGIAGLGTSHLRV, encoded by the coding sequence GTGACACACCGGGTCCTGGAAGCCAGTTGCGGACCATTACTGGTCGACGACGACGGCCTCCTGCTCCATGCGCGCGGGATCGTCTATGCCACCGCTGAGCGATTCACCGCGCCCATCCTTGCGCCGCCGCACACCCACGTACACGACGCCACGCAGCGAGGCGCGGCATGTCCGCAGCTGCCGTCCCGCTTGAATTTCGTCACCGGGCCCGTCATCGACCAACTTCGGCGTAGCGAGGCGTGTCAGGTACTCAGCATCACGGCGCCGAGCGACGCCGACAACCTTCCGGTGATGGTGTGGTTCCACGGCGGGGCCTACATGTCGGGAAGCGGTGAGGCGCCCAAGTATGACCCCAACCTCCTGGTCGCAGAGGGCCGCGTCGTGGTCGTGCGGGTCACCTACCGGCTCGGCATCTTCGGTTACCTCAACCCGTGCGCAGACGGAGACGAAAACCTGGGATTGCGCGACCAAATCGCTGCGCTCCGTTGGGTTCACCAGCACATCGCGGCCTTCGGGGGCGACCCGTCGCAGGTCACGATTTTCGGTCAGTCGGCGGGCGGCGACTCGGTGTACTCGCTGATTCTCAGCGCGGACACGACCGGCCTGTTCCACCGGGCCATCATCCAAAGCGCTCCACTCGGCCTGCTGTCGGGCCGAGAGCCGATGACGGCGGCGATGCGGCAGGCGGTCGCCGATGCGCTCGGTGACGTCGCGCCGGCAGACGCCAGCGTGGAGACGCTGCTCGACGCGCAAACCGCCGCTGCGACAGCCGCACAGGGCTTCGGCCTGAGCGGCGGACTGCCGTACGCACCCATCGCCGGTCTGGATCCACTGCCCGATACACACCGTCGCCTCGGTGACACGGCGCCACACGTCGAGATCCTCGTCGGGTACACCCGCAACGATGCCGGTCCGTTTCTCGCGATGAACCCGCACACCCGCAGACTTCAGCGGGCCGGCTTGGCCCGCGCCGCCGGTGCCGTCATGACGCGGCGCATCTTCGGCCAACCGGCGCGCGAACTGGCCACGACCTGGACGGCACACGGCGGCAACGCCGGGACCTATCGGGTCGACTGGTCACCGCCCGGTGCGCCACTGAGCGCCTGCCACTGCATCGAACTGCCGCTGTTGTTCGAGTCCGAATGCTGGGCTGACGCGCCGATGCTCGGCCCGGCAACCAACGCGATCGACAGGGCACTGGCGCGTCGCGTGCGCGGCTACTGGTCGGCATTCGCCCACGACGGCATCGCGGGACTCGGCACGTCGCACCTGCGAGTGTGA
- the urtB gene encoding urea ABC transporter permease subunit UrtB: MEVLVGQLATGLSLGSILLLAALGLALTFGQMGVINMAHGEFIMVGCYTAFVVQKLISNAGASLLVSLVVGFLVGGLLGVLLEVTLIQRMYDRPLDTLLVTFGVGLILQQAARSIFGAPAVNVTAPAWLSGGVEILGAVVPKTRLFILVLAVVCVAVLAAVLKMSPMGRRIRAVVQNRDLAETSGISSRRTDITTFFIGSGLASVAGVALTLIGSTSSTIGQSYLIDAFLVVVVGGLGQIKGTVIAAFALGLMNSFIEYSTTASLAKVIVFVIIVIFLQARPQGLFTVRTRSLV, encoded by the coding sequence ATGGAAGTCCTTGTCGGACAGCTGGCAACGGGATTGAGCCTCGGCTCGATCCTGTTGCTCGCCGCACTGGGGTTGGCGCTGACGTTCGGTCAGATGGGCGTCATCAACATGGCGCATGGCGAGTTCATCATGGTCGGGTGTTACACCGCCTTCGTGGTGCAGAAGTTGATCTCGAATGCCGGTGCGTCACTGCTGGTTTCGCTGGTAGTGGGATTCCTGGTCGGCGGTCTGCTCGGAGTTCTGCTGGAAGTCACGTTGATTCAGCGGATGTACGACCGGCCGCTGGACACGCTTTTGGTCACGTTCGGCGTCGGGCTGATCCTGCAGCAGGCCGCCCGTAGCATCTTCGGCGCTCCCGCCGTCAACGTCACCGCTCCGGCGTGGCTGTCCGGCGGGGTGGAGATCCTCGGCGCGGTGGTGCCCAAGACCCGCCTTTTCATCCTGGTGCTGGCGGTGGTCTGCGTGGCAGTGCTGGCTGCGGTGCTCAAGATGAGCCCGATGGGGCGGCGCATCCGGGCCGTCGTACAGAATCGGGATCTGGCCGAGACCAGCGGCATTTCCAGCCGCCGAACCGACATCACCACGTTCTTCATCGGTTCCGGGTTGGCCAGCGTCGCCGGTGTCGCGCTCACCTTGATCGGATCGACCAGTTCGACGATCGGGCAGAGCTATCTGATCGACGCTTTCCTGGTGGTCGTCGTCGGCGGGCTCGGTCAGATCAAAGGCACGGTGATCGCAGCATTCGCACTCGGGTTGATGAACTCCTTCATCGAGTACAGCACCACCGCGTCGCTGGCCAAGGTGATCGTGTTCGTGATCATCGTGATCTTCCTGCAAGCCCGCCCGCAGGGCTTGTTCACGGTGCGGACAAGGAGTCTCGTATGA